A single window of Rhodamnia argentea isolate NSW1041297 chromosome 5, ASM2092103v1, whole genome shotgun sequence DNA harbors:
- the LOC125315294 gene encoding uncharacterized protein LOC125315294: MEAIITEEEGLGVEISKTLSFPMLSDLCLSDLGGLTSFSSEKGSLEDRSRDRIQSRSSALFNREVSFPFLESLTIERLPNLNELWSNESPLESSNLRSLKVVRCDSLSKVISSRSLVKLCKLQTLSINDCSLVQEIFYLEGPSANGDVETLSELTTLELNKLGSLRCIWNKNPSGIVSFHKLKKFELDGYDNLEFIFFPSMVKSLAQPRDLTVSNCKKMETIIAEEEGLGMEISKTSAFSMLTNLRLNHLESLKCFSRRKCSQEARSRDCVNSHFATLFSGEVALPSLETLYVTGMDSIEMIWDNQAVVESFPKLKSLFVDGCNKLVTIVPPFLPGQLKSLESLKAKACGSLEVVFELQPLIPLDGHPIALPLRDLAVSGLPKLKCVWDKEVHRQVEFQRLRYVSISECNSLTSLFPALIFRDLTQLEELEIRECGIAELIENEEGVPVPGFDFPKLTSLQLEHLTELMCLYDRAHTSHWPALKTLRVDGCNKVEILASQFENEMPRHKQPLFSIEKTAFPNLQEVKLDLCERMEIWHGDFHDEEFFCKLSVLELRHLSRESATSTSRFIESLTNLEELVVRESYLEEPSNNVEAMEGPSQEQKVILSFSRQIKHLKTLNVSDCDGLSSMFTPTIVENLVALTKLRISNCRILTEVVSDKGSKEGHKVAFHHLKCMELDGLIELKCFSSGGCALIFPLLEDVIVNGCPIMKFFSEGPIEAPKLDRVKATVVKAKFVRLFELPELVGKWHNEHNPINSSWQLQALVVDKCPSFINAMPFKLMLVLEKMTSLQVHDCKSLEEIFDLEGLEPVESIRVLPRLENLNFINLPKLRQLWNKDLQGMMRFNSLSSPTLSKCGNLRHAFTPSMAWCLANLEYVEIRECDRMEGVIEEEEGRGSAVEKISFPRLGQMTSKRLPNLTSFLSGKNHKLDCPELYYLKIAHSPKMRSLTWQSSLDIDHNTPSLFTPRVQFPGIAQMALSHMDNLCKIWTDNPLETLTFDSLWEVKVKNCESLENLFPHWVATSLTQLKRLRVESCRIEEIVANGDDTPHSNIAQVLFRKLTSPVLHDMPRLKTFRPNLPTLNWPFLEELRVTHRDKVNMLSFAASMNKWTRRNDQRDLLNQEAHSSFEGV; encoded by the exons atggaggcaatcattacggaggaagaaggattggGAGTGGAAATATCAAAAACTCTGTCATTTCCAATGTTAAGCGATTTGTGCTTAAGCGATTTGGGAGGTTTGACGTCCTTCTCTAGCGAAAAAG GTTCACTAGAAGATCGAAGTCGGGACCGCATCCAATCACGCTCCAGTGCCCTCTTCAATCGAGAG GTTTCATTTCCATTCTTGGAGTCCTTGACAATAGAACGACTTCCCAATTTAAATGAGCTATGGAGCAATGAATCTCCACTAGAGTCGAGCAATCTCCGATCTCTCAAAGTGGTGCGGTGCGATTCTCTCTCAAAGGTTATCAGCTCCAGATCGTTGGTAAAGCTCTGCAAGTTGCAAACTTTAAGTATCaatgattgcagtttggtgcAAGAAATTTTTTACCTTGAAGGACCAAGCGCCAATGGAGATGTTGAGACTCTGTCAGAGTTAACCACCTTGGAATTGAATAAGTTGGGGAGCTTGAGGTGCatatggaacaagaatcctAGTGGAATAGTGAGTTTCCATAAATTAAAGAAGTTTGAGTTGGATGGCTATGACAACCtcgagtttatattttttccatCCATGGTGAAATCTCTCGCACAACCGAGAGATCTAACGGTATCAAATTGCAAAAAGATGGAGACGATCATCGCGGAGGAAGAAGGGCTGGGAATGGAAATATCAAAAACTTCGGCATTCTCAATGTTAACCAATTTACGCTTAAATCATTTGGAAAGCTTGAAGTGCTTCTCTCGCAGAAAGT GTTCACAAGAAGCTCGGAGTCGGGACTGTGTCAACTCACACTTTGCTACACTCTTCAGTGGAGAG GTTGCTTTGcctagcttggagacattaTATGTCACCGGCATGGATAGCATCGAGATGATATGGGACAATCAAGCTGTTGTGGAATCTTTCCCCAAGCTAAAATCACTTTTCGTGGATGGATGCAACAAGCTTGTCACCATTGTTCCTCCTTTCCTTCCGGGACAGCTCAAGAGCCTGGAAAGTTTAAAGGCAAAAGCATGTGGTTCGCTTGAAGTCGTTTTCGAACTTCAGCCACTAATTCCTCTAGATGGGCATCCCATTGCTCTTCCGTTAAGAGATTTGGCGGTATCGGGATTACCAAAGCTAAAGTGTGTGTGGGATAAGGAAGTTCACCGTCAAGTTGAATTCCAGCGTCTACGTTACGTTAGCATTTCCGAATGCAATAGCCTCACCTCTCTGTTTCCAGCGTTGATATTTAGAGATCTAACCCAACTTGAAGAGTTGGAGATCCGTGAATGTGGCATTGCAGAACTCATCGAGAATGAAGAAGGAGTACCGGTTCCCGGGTTTGATTTCCCAAAGTTAACCTCCCTCCAGCTTGAGCATCTGACAGAGTTGATGTGCCTCTACGACAGAGCACATACTTCCCATTGGCCGGCATTAAAGACCTTGAGGGTAGATGGCTGTAACAAAGTAGAGATACTTGCTTCCCAAtttgagaatgagatgccacgTCATAAACAGCCTCTCTTCTCgatagaaaag ACTGCATTCCCCAATCTCCAAGAGGTCAAATTGGATTTATGCGAACggatggagatatggcatggggATTTTCATGATGAGGAATTCTTTTGCAAGCTtagtgttcttgagcttcgtcATCTCTCCAGGGAATCCGCAACATCCACAAGTCGTTTTATTGAGAGTTTAACCAACTTGGAAGAGCTAGTCGTACGTGAATCTTATCTAGAAGAGCCAAGCAACAATGTGGAAGCCATGGAAGGCCCTAGTCAAGAGCAAAAAGTAATATTATCCTTTTCAAGACAAATTAAACATTTGAAGACTCTAAATGTGTCGGattgtgatgggttatcaagTATGTTTACACCGACAATAGTTGAAAATTTGGTGgctctcacaaaattgaggataagtaattgTAGGATATTAACAGAAGTTGTTAGTGACAAGGGAAGTAAGGAGGGGCACAAAGTGGCTTTCCATCATTTGAAAtgtatggagcttgatgggttgataGAGTTGAAATGTTTTAGCTCAGGTGGATGCGCTTTAATATTCCCtctattggaagatgtcattgtgaatGGATGTCCCATCATGAAGTTCTTCTCCGAGGGGCCAATAGAGGCACCAAAGCTGGATAGAGTAAAA GCGACGGTTGTTAAGGCTAAGTTTGTGCGGCTGTTTGAGTTGCCCGAGCTCGTTGGGAAGTGGCACAACGAACATAATCCCATCAATTCATCTTGGCAATTACAAGCCCTAGTGGTGGATAAGTGTCCATCATTTATTAATGCCATGCCATTcaaattgatgcttgttttggagaaaatgacTAGCTTGCAAGTGCACGATTGCAAGTCTTTGGAAGAAATCTTCGATCTCGAAGGGCTTGAGCCGGTGGAAAGCATTCGGGTGCTACCTCGCTTAgagaatttgaatttcatcaatCTACCAAAGTTGAGGCAACTATGGAACAAAGATCTTCAAGGAATGATGCGCTTCAATTCTCTATCTTCTCCGACTCTTTCTAAATGCGGCAACCTAagacatgctttcactccatcgatggctTGGTGCCTTGCCAATCTAGAATATGTGGAAATAAGGGAGTGTGATCGGATGGAAGGAGTGatcgaagaggaagaagggcggGGAAGCGCAGTGGAGAAGATTTCATTCCCGAGGCTCGGGCAAATGACATCGAAACGGTTGCCCAATTTGACTAGTTTCCTATCGGGAAAGAATCACAAGCTGGATTGTCCCGAATTATATTATCTGAAGATTGCCCACTCCCCcaaaatgagaagtttgacATGGCAGTCTTCATTGGATATTGACCATAACACGCCTTCACTTTTCACTCCACGG gtacaatttcctGGGATTGCGCAGATGGCTCTCTCTCACATGGacaatttatgcaaaatatggaCTGACAATCCTCTAGAAACTCTCACTTTTGACTCCCTTTGGGAAGTGAAGGTCAAAAACTGCGAGAGCCTTGAAAATCTCTTTCCGcattgggtggctacaagtctaacCCAACTTAAGCGACTTCGTGTGGAGTCTTGTAGGATCGAGGAAATAGTTGCTAATGGAGATGACACTCCACACTCCAACATTGCTCAAGTTCTTTTTCGGAAGCTAACCTCTCCGGTGTTACATGATATGCCACGACTCAAGAC